Proteins encoded by one window of Panicum virgatum strain AP13 chromosome 7N, P.virgatum_v5, whole genome shotgun sequence:
- the LOC120683175 gene encoding putative HVA22-like protein g encodes MSTELLTKFLTLLFGYAMPALECFKAIEQRPGRADQLRFWCEYWIILVLLAMFDEIAGVLISKIPMYYELKLAFLVYLWYPKTRGTDIVYETFLQPLVMQYQPSIEARLQYLRANAGDILVFYLKTFTERGYDLFLRVMDYVRSQASRGSRTRSFFSFRGDRADRPSFTDDYAIGGDRRDGGRHRRPRSGY; translated from the exons ATGTCGACGGAACTCCTGACGAAATTCCTCAC GTTGCTGTTTGGGTACGCGATGCCGGCGCTGGAGTGCTTCAAGGCGATCGAGCAGCGGCCTGGCCGGGCTGACCAGCTCCGGTTCTGGTGCGAGTATTG GATCATCCTAGTGCTCCTGGCCATGTTCGACGAAATTGCTGGTGTTCTGATTTCCAA GATTCCAATGTACTACGAGCTCAAGCTTGCCTTCCTCGTGTACCTGTGGTACCCAAAGACAAGG GGAACAGACATAGTGTATGAGACCTTCCTCCAGCCCCTGGTGATGCAGTACCAGCCCAGCATCGAGGCGAGACTGCAGTACCTGCGCGCCAATGCCGGTGATATCCTTGTCTTCTACCTCAAGACCTTCACCGAGAGGGGCTACGACCTCTTCCTCCGGGTAATGGACTACGTCCGGTCGCAGGCGTCCAGAGGATCAAGAACAAGG AGTTTCTTCTCGTTCAGAGGGGACCGGGCTGACAGGCCGAGCTTCACCGACGACTACGCAATTGGTGGCGACCGGAGGGATGGGGGGAGGCACCGGCGACCGCGTAGTGGCTACTAG
- the LOC120684045 gene encoding copper transporter 6-like — protein sequence MAGGGMGPMAMAPPLHGGGHAGPAGAGAGAGKAPAGPHMPMMHMTFFWGDRAVVLFPGWPGARGGGAYALCLLFVLALAALTEALAAASRCVARRRGRDAGVPPSSVALLTAAHAARMGTAYLVMLAVMSFNGGVLLAAVAGHALGFLLARSRVHPGGAAARDRELAAAQDGSKA from the coding sequence atggccggcggcggcatgggccCGATGGCGATGGCGCCGCCGTTGCACGGGGGCGGCCAcgcggggccggccggcgcgggcgcgggcgcgggcaagGCGCCGGCGGGCCCGCACATGCCCATGATGCACATGACCTTCTTCTGGGGCGACCGCGCGGTGGTGCTGTTCCCGGGGTggccgggcgcgcgcggcgggggcgcctaCGCGCTCTGCCTCCTCTTcgtgctcgcgctcgccgcgctcaccgaggcgctcgccgcggcctcgcgctgcgtcgcgcgccgccggggccgcgaCGCGGGCGTCCCGCCGTCCTCGGTCGCGCTGCTCACGGCGGCGCACGCCGCCAGGATGGGGACGGCGTACCTGGTCATGCTGGCCGTCATGTCCTTCAACGGCGGcgtgctgctcgccgccgtggccggccaCGCGCTCGGCTTCCTCCTCGCGCGCAGCAGGGTGCACccggggggcgccgccgcccgtgacCGCGAGCTCGCCGCTGCCCAGGATGGCTCCAAGGCCTAG